One window of Lacerta agilis isolate rLacAgi1 chromosome 14, rLacAgi1.pri, whole genome shotgun sequence genomic DNA carries:
- the LOC117059381 gene encoding cytochrome c oxidase subunit 6B1, with product MQTVSAAPPSAEDINQLKKKQGDYLTPPFDPRFPNTNQTRNCYQNYLDYYRCVKTVKANGKDVKVCEWYHRVFKSLCPISWIQRWDSERAQGTFAGRI from the exons ATGCAGACCGTTTCAGCTGCTCCACCATCAGCAGAAGATATTAACCAACTGAAGAAAAAACAGGGTGACTATCTCACACCCCCATTTGACCCACGCTTTCCAAATACCAACCAGACCAGGAACTGCTACCAGAACTACCTGG atTATTACCGCTGTGTGAAGACCGTAAAAGCCAACGGCAAGGACGTCAAGGTGTGTGAATGGTACCACAGGGTCTTCAAATCCCTGTGTCCCATTTCCTGG ATACAACGCTGGGATAGTGAGCGTGCACAGGGAACCTTTGCTGGTAGGATATAA
- the FAM71E2 gene encoding protein FAM71E2: MNKHPQERQWRKAPRRPPKGKRVAQGRSSATGRLKQVLRRPEYSPLGEGEIFEGTFLQLTKTGEYAVIHNQPNLVMVGILSSRPGLLLPDMMVIARVRKGIRDIEAKAKDLEITRLISLNLVAFQVHSMNERQLRVKMANGRKYYLQLCAPEGKEDIIFQRWLRLIYVLNVANGRISDPISFTSKQSGLHTIWKSASFRATPEKHWLAIVMAEEDSTEIVKEQLREANLVKSTSRSMESAPVAKHIIRKSGAAGRSAQETRGIPAREGHTSRPPPATSAPRSPTTSVAAGPRGGGAKAAASNPSRLLSWHDQMTSGELATLAAPSKFGSRNRSSPSRSQTAGVKSPKPSRPQTPLSPSPEQGRPPSQRPSPKEKKPSLQLRSPKPSRPQTPLSPSPEQGRPPSRSPSPKEKEPSLQLRTDLKSPKPSRPQTPLSPSPEQEQPPSQSPSPKEKEPSLQLRSPKPSRPQTPLSPSPEQERPPSQSPSPKEKEPSLELRRTKASLAVGPSDQGWDNAGVSPSKVGGQKSRPQSKALETEKQSKDLAKQIQSRSATGKPPRSNKSMNKLGKALSSARQRSSPTFITIYSVLSSSLERLKGKGDYKVQDPNVRC, from the exons ATGAACAAACACCCTCAAG AACGTCAGTGGAGGAAGGCTCCACGTAGACCCCCAAAAGGCAAACGGGTTGCGCAGGGCCGGTCCTCAGCAACAGGGAGACTCAAGCAGGTGCTGCGGAGGCCGGAGTATTCTCCATTAGGAGAAGGGGAGATCTTTGAGGGGACCTTTCTACAG TTAACCAAGACGGGTGAATATGCCGTGATCCACAACCAACCCAATTTAGTTATGGTTGGCATTTTGTCTAGCCGTCCAGGTTTGCTACTTCCAGACATGATGGTCATTGCCCGGGTGAGAAAAGGCATCAGAGATATAGAGGCAAAGGCTAAAGACCTGGAAATCACTAG GCTGATCTCTTTAAACCTGGTGGCATTTCAAGTACATAGCATGAATGAACGGCAGCTGAGAGTGAAGATGGCGAATGGCCGGAAATATTATCTCCAACTCTGTGCCCCTGAAGGGAAAGAGGACATCATCTTTCAGCGCTGGCTGCGTCTTATTTATGTCTTGAATGTGGCCAATGGCAGGATCAGTGATCCAATCAGCTTTACGTCAAAGCAATCCGGGCTCCACACGATATGGAAGAGCGCTAGCTTTCGTGCTACGCCTGAGAAG CATTGGCTTGCAATTGTCATGGCTGAAGAAGACTCCACTGAAATAGTGAAGGAGCAGCTGCGTGAAGCCAACCTGGTCAAGAGCACGTCAAGATCCAT GGAAAGTGCACCTGTTGCAAAACATATCATCCGAAAATCAG GTGCTGCTGGCCGCTCTGCTCAAGAAACACGTGGAATCCCAGCCAGGGAG GGGCACACTTCCAGACCACCACCAGCCACTTCTGCCCCAAGGTCTCCCACCACCTCAGTGGCCGCTGGACCTCGTGGAGGGGGTGCTAAGGCAGCAGCGTCTAACCCATCCAGGCTACTCAGCTGGCATGATCAAATGACTTCTGGGGAACTGGCCACTTTGGCTGCTCCTTCTAAGTTTGGGAGTCGGAATCGGAGCAGCCCCTCACGTTCACAGACAGCAGGCGTGAAATCCCCAAAGCCAAGCAGGCCACAGACTCCTTtaagcccctctccagagcaggGGCGCCCCCCTTCGCAGAGGCCATCCCCGAAGGAAAAGAAGCCTTCTCTACAACTCCGATCCCCAAAGCCAAGCAGGCCACAGACTCCTTTAAGTCCCTCCCCAGAGCAGGGGCGCCCCCCTTCGCGGAGTCCATCCCCGAAGGAAAAGGAGCCTTCTCTACAACTCCGCACAGACTTAAAATCCCCAAAGCCAAGCAGGCCACAGACTCCTTTAAGTCCCTCCCCAGAGCAGGAGCAGCCCCCTTCTCAGAGTCCATCCCCGAAGGAAAAGGAGCCTTCTCTTCAACTCCGATCCCCAAAGCCAAGCAGGCCACAGACTCCTTTAAGtccctctccagagcaggagcGCCCCCCTTCTCAGAGTCCATCCCCGAAGGAAAAGGAGCCTTCTCTAGAACTCCGCAGGACAAAGGCATCGCTGGCAGTGGGACCTTCTGATCAAGGCTGGGATAATGCGGGTGTGAGCCCCTCCAAAGTGGGTGGCCAAAAGTCAAGACCGCAGAGCAAAGCACtggaaacagaaaaacaaagtaAAGATCTAGCTAAGCAGATCCAGTCCAGAAGTGCCACAGGGAAACCACCCAG GAGCAATAAGTCCATGAACAAATTGGGAAAGGCTCTGAGTTCAG CAAGACAAAGAAGCAGCCCTACTTTCATAACCATCTATAGTGTCCTGTCCTCATCGTTGGAGAGACTGAAAGGCAAGGGTGACTACAAGGTACAGGACCCTAATGTAAGATGCTAA